In one window of Mesorhizobium sp. B2-1-1 DNA:
- a CDS encoding ABC transporter permease, translating into MTDFNLVEWRLERRLEPRPTARIVALALAAIAAVLVCSLLFAAAGASPGAAFTALLKGSFGSLRAAGETLVKATPLIFTGLAACVAFRARIWNIGAEGQVFAGAMFAYWAQHNLTGFSPFIQIPVVIIGGIVGGALYAGLAGVLKTRFSVDEVISTVMLNYIIVYVLSLLLLRGPWSEAGAFFEQTPKVDPGSVLPLLFSGSRLHSGFLLAIVAAGLVHMLLTRTPLGYEIKAAGSNMRALDVQGTNTRRLVIVVLLVSGALAGLAGITEVYGVHYRLKAGVIAGYGYSGIIVAILGQLHPLGVVVASVLFGALLNGATLMQIKTGVPSALIYAIQAILLLFFLAGWAACNFRLRRVGRA; encoded by the coding sequence GTGACCGATTTCAATCTCGTGGAGTGGCGCCTCGAGCGCCGGCTGGAACCGCGGCCGACCGCGCGCATTGTTGCACTTGCTTTGGCGGCGATCGCGGCGGTTTTGGTTTGCAGTCTGCTTTTCGCCGCCGCGGGCGCCAGCCCGGGTGCCGCCTTCACGGCTCTCCTGAAAGGCAGCTTTGGCTCGTTGCGCGCCGCCGGCGAAACGCTGGTCAAGGCAACGCCCCTGATCTTCACCGGTCTTGCCGCCTGTGTCGCCTTCCGCGCGCGTATCTGGAACATTGGCGCCGAAGGCCAGGTTTTTGCCGGCGCCATGTTCGCTTATTGGGCGCAGCACAATCTCACCGGATTTTCGCCTTTCATCCAAATTCCTGTGGTTATAATCGGTGGCATTGTCGGCGGCGCACTCTATGCCGGCCTTGCGGGCGTGCTGAAGACCCGCTTCTCGGTCGATGAGGTGATCTCGACCGTCATGCTCAACTACATCATCGTCTATGTCCTTTCGCTGCTGCTGCTGCGCGGCCCATGGAGCGAGGCGGGCGCCTTCTTCGAACAGACGCCGAAGGTCGATCCGGGCTCGGTGCTTCCGTTGCTGTTTTCCGGTTCACGCCTGCATTCCGGCTTCCTGCTGGCGATTGTGGCGGCTGGCTTGGTTCACATGCTGTTGACGCGCACACCGCTGGGCTATGAGATCAAGGCTGCCGGGTCCAACATGCGCGCGCTCGATGTACAGGGCACCAATACTCGAAGGCTGGTCATAGTTGTGCTTCTGGTTTCCGGCGCGCTTGCGGGGCTCGCGGGGATCACGGAAGTCTACGGCGTCCATTACCGCCTGAAGGCAGGCGTAATAGCAGGTTACGGCTACAGCGGCATCATCGTGGCCATCCTCGGCCAATTGCATCCGCTTGGCGTCGTCGTTGCCTCGGTGCTGTTCGGAGCGTTGCTCAACGGCGCTACGCTCATGCAGATCAAGACCGGCGTGCCCTCGGCGCTGATATACGCCATCCAGGCGATCCTGCTTTTGTTCTTCCTAGCTGGCTGGGCAGCGTGCAATTTCCGCCTGCGGAGGGTCGGCCGTGCTTGA
- a CDS encoding methyl-accepting chemotaxis protein, translating to MTSLTIRHRILVSFAAVLVVMSVIAVIAYAWFLQAEREATEVEKGILPDLYHSTEIMMGQMKAHSLLQEYALQDNPSDKSTLESTIATNRDQVRRLMDEYEATIVSDIDKQNYAVVKELANQFRLAETAVLDTSRAALSKGETPNESPVIKNTVEPIFVKLQSALQAMLEDHRGEANSATQRISSIVSTAEVGLSVGLLIALGLALLLGYQLFRAITAPLTRLVDAVQMIRQGDFSERLDLRRRDEFSVLADGFNAMADDLTTLIGQVQRSSIQVGTSITEIAATSKQQQATATEIAATTTEIRATAKEISATSNELVRTMNEVSTVAEQTAAVAGGGQEGLTRMEGTMQQVMDAAGAINSKLAILSEKAGSINQVVTTITKVADQTNLLSLNASIEAEKAGQYGRGFAVVATEIRRLADQTAVSTYDIEQMVKDIQSAVAAGVMGMDKFSEQVRRGMHEIQQVGGQLFDIIQQVQGLVPRFEVANEGMQAQAIGAGQISDTLTQLSEAAQQTVESLQQSTLAIDELNQVSGSMRSSISRFKLRA from the coding sequence ATGACGAGTCTGACAATACGCCACCGCATCCTCGTCAGTTTCGCTGCCGTTCTGGTGGTTATGTCCGTGATCGCCGTTATCGCGTACGCCTGGTTTCTTCAGGCGGAGCGGGAGGCAACTGAGGTCGAGAAGGGCATCCTTCCAGACCTCTATCACAGCACCGAGATCATGATGGGGCAGATGAAGGCACATAGCCTGCTTCAGGAATATGCCCTCCAGGACAACCCGTCGGATAAAAGCACGCTTGAAAGCACGATCGCGACCAATCGCGACCAAGTGCGGCGGTTGATGGACGAGTATGAAGCAACGATCGTCTCCGACATCGACAAGCAGAATTACGCAGTCGTCAAAGAACTCGCCAACCAATTTCGGCTGGCGGAAACTGCTGTGCTGGACACGAGCCGAGCTGCCTTGTCGAAAGGTGAAACTCCCAATGAAAGCCCGGTCATCAAGAACACGGTAGAGCCGATCTTTGTGAAATTGCAGTCCGCTCTGCAAGCCATGCTCGAGGATCACAGAGGCGAGGCAAACAGCGCGACGCAGCGAATCAGCTCAATCGTTAGCACGGCGGAAGTCGGTTTGAGCGTGGGCTTGTTGATAGCCCTCGGACTAGCCCTTCTTTTGGGTTACCAGCTGTTCCGCGCTATCACAGCTCCGCTCACACGTTTGGTCGACGCAGTTCAAATGATACGGCAAGGCGACTTCAGCGAACGCCTCGATCTGAGGCGCCGGGACGAATTCAGCGTGCTTGCCGACGGCTTCAACGCAATGGCAGACGATCTCACAACTCTCATTGGTCAGGTACAAAGGTCCAGCATACAGGTCGGCACGTCGATAACTGAGATTGCTGCAACCTCCAAGCAGCAGCAGGCAACAGCGACTGAAATCGCCGCGACCACAACTGAGATCCGCGCGACAGCCAAGGAAATTTCCGCCACTTCAAACGAGCTGGTTCGCACGATGAACGAGGTCTCGACAGTTGCCGAGCAAACGGCGGCCGTCGCCGGCGGAGGGCAAGAGGGGCTGACCCGTATGGAAGGAACCATGCAGCAGGTCATGGACGCGGCGGGTGCGATCAATTCCAAACTCGCGATCCTGAGCGAGAAAGCTGGCAGCATCAATCAGGTGGTGACGACCATCACCAAAGTGGCCGATCAGACGAACCTGTTGTCGCTCAACGCTTCCATCGAGGCTGAGAAGGCCGGCCAATATGGCCGGGGCTTTGCAGTGGTGGCGACAGAGATCCGAAGGCTTGCGGACCAGACGGCCGTCTCCACTTACGATATCGAGCAGATGGTCAAAGACATCCAGTCGGCAGTCGCTGCCGGTGTGATGGGCATGGACAAGTTTTCCGAGCAGGTCCGCCGGGGCATGCACGAAATCCAGCAGGTCGGCGGGCAACTCTTCGACATCATCCAGCAGGTCCAGGGGTTGGTGCCACGTTTCGAAGTCGCCAATGAAGGCATGCAAGCACAAGCGATCGGCGCGGGACAGATAAGCGACACGCTAACCCAGCTAAGCGAGGCAGCTCAGCAAACAGTCGAGTCCCTTCAGCAATCGACGCTCGCGATCGACGAGCTCAATCAAGTCTCAGGTAGCATGCGAAGCAGCATTTCAAGGTTCAAGCTGAGAGCATAG
- a CDS encoding ABC transporter permease — protein MLDALFQTSILVSVAAATIRISTPLLLAALGELIAERSGVYNMGLEGMMLMGAFTGYLAAYESGSLWLGVLAAGFTGALMALVFAVLVITLKVEQIVTGLAVNLLGAGLSTYWLRSAFAGDGKTPTIPFFADVPVPGLSDVPVLGPILFDQRVLTYIAFLMVPAVWLFLFRTRYGLIVRCAGDNPKALDVKGVKVAPVQYAAVLFGGLMAGVAGAFLSVGQAARFVPDMTNGRGWLAIIIVIAGLWRPYPVFVAALVFSFLDALQLQIQGVGIAIPYQYMLMMPYVAAIVALMIRRSRTSAPAMLGVPYRRE, from the coding sequence GTGCTTGACGCACTCTTTCAAACCTCAATCCTGGTCAGTGTGGCGGCGGCCACCATCCGCATCAGCACCCCGCTCCTGCTCGCCGCACTTGGCGAACTCATCGCCGAGCGCAGCGGCGTCTACAATATGGGTCTTGAGGGCATGATGCTGATGGGAGCCTTCACCGGCTATCTCGCCGCCTATGAAAGCGGGTCGTTATGGCTGGGCGTCCTCGCTGCCGGATTTACCGGCGCGCTGATGGCTCTCGTCTTTGCCGTGCTGGTGATCACGCTGAAAGTAGAGCAGATCGTCACCGGTCTTGCCGTCAACCTGCTCGGCGCCGGCCTTTCCACATACTGGTTGCGTTCCGCTTTCGCTGGCGACGGCAAGACGCCGACCATCCCTTTCTTCGCCGATGTGCCGGTGCCAGGGCTGAGCGATGTTCCCGTGCTGGGCCCCATCCTGTTTGACCAGCGGGTGCTGACCTACATAGCCTTTCTGATGGTGCCGGCGGTATGGCTCTTCCTGTTCCGGACGCGTTATGGACTGATCGTGCGCTGCGCCGGCGACAATCCCAAGGCCCTCGATGTTAAGGGGGTAAAGGTCGCGCCGGTGCAATATGCCGCCGTGCTCTTCGGCGGCCTGATGGCGGGCGTTGCCGGCGCGTTTCTCTCCGTCGGCCAGGCGGCGCGTTTCGTGCCGGACATGACCAACGGGCGCGGCTGGCTGGCCATCATCATCGTCATCGCCGGCCTATGGCGCCCCTACCCGGTTTTCGTGGCGGCTCTGGTGTTCTCCTTCCTCGACGCGCTGCAATTGCAAATCCAGGGCGTCGGTATCGCCATCCCCTACCAATATATGTTGATGATGCCTTATGTTGCGGCGATCGTTGCGTTGATGATCCGTCGCTCGCGGACCAGCGCACCGGCTATGCTGGGCGTGCCGTACAGGCGGGAATAG
- a CDS encoding BMP family protein produces the protein MLKNLVVAVSLVAATWLWGGRVQAEEPTKLRIAGILSAGKEAPWESSFVSSMDRIIAAKPHGLDIEVNYTENVYDNAEQVFRTYAETGDYDILFGDTAYADAIEKLKDEFPDTMFVMSGSGNRGLGGNAYWIFVHAHEPAYVMGQLAGKLTKSNVIGAISTFPAEDTNDQINAFFTGAKEANPKVKQKITFIQSWFDPAKSNEATSAQIAAGADMIYQMSGAFEVCEERGIGCFGNYVDMSKVAPKSIVASTIVKWDPHINWIIDEWWKAKTMNAKFDAPKEPRWFSWQQGSGDLILNPAWEAKMPDDVKALAAETAKAIQGGKKKIELNVNEPKSD, from the coding sequence ATGCTGAAAAACCTTGTTGTCGCTGTTTCGCTCGTGGCCGCGACGTGGCTGTGGGGCGGCCGCGTACAAGCCGAAGAGCCGACCAAGCTCAGGATCGCCGGCATTCTTTCGGCGGGCAAGGAAGCACCGTGGGAATCATCCTTCGTGAGTTCCATGGACCGGATCATCGCCGCCAAGCCCCACGGCCTCGACATCGAGGTCAATTATACCGAGAACGTTTACGACAATGCCGAGCAGGTGTTCCGCACCTATGCTGAGACCGGCGACTACGACATCTTGTTCGGCGACACCGCCTATGCAGATGCGATCGAGAAGCTGAAGGACGAATTCCCCGATACGATGTTCGTCATGAGCGGTTCGGGCAATCGCGGACTCGGCGGCAATGCCTATTGGATATTCGTCCACGCGCACGAGCCTGCCTACGTGATGGGGCAACTGGCCGGCAAACTCACGAAGTCGAATGTCATCGGCGCCATCTCCACCTTCCCGGCCGAAGATACCAACGATCAGATCAATGCCTTCTTCACCGGCGCCAAGGAAGCGAACCCAAAGGTGAAACAGAAGATCACCTTCATCCAGTCCTGGTTCGATCCGGCTAAATCGAACGAGGCGACCTCGGCGCAGATCGCCGCCGGCGCGGACATGATCTACCAGATGTCGGGCGCCTTCGAGGTTTGCGAGGAGCGCGGCATAGGCTGCTTCGGCAATTATGTGGACATGTCGAAAGTGGCGCCGAAGTCGATCGTCGCCTCCACCATCGTCAAATGGGATCCGCACATTAATTGGATCATCGATGAATGGTGGAAGGCAAAGACCATGAACGCCAAATTCGACGCGCCGAAGGAACCAAGGTGGTTCAGCTGGCAGCAGGGTTCGGGCGACCTCATCCTCAATCCTGCCTGGGAAGCCAAAATGCCCGATGACGTAAAGGCGCTTGCGGCTGAAACGGCCAAGGCCATCCAAGGCGGCAAGAAGAAAATCGAGCTCAATGTGAACGAGCCGAAATCGGACTGA
- a CDS encoding CheR family methyltransferase, giving the protein MTGAIEKLLMETIGLDSASVGPTVVRQAVRDRMAACRIANPQAYREHLTGSPQELQELINAVVIPETWFFRDREAFTMLARHARVHKRAQPTKVLSLPCSTGEEAYSVAMAMFDAGFEAHEFNIDAVDVSTRNIALAERAVYGRNSFRGSYLEFRDRYFEAVEGGLRPSAAVLKQVRFRVGNLFGTRAIFGQEVYDIVLCRNLLIYFNRELQDRALTRLKDLLATDGLLLVGPAEAALPRLHGFISAEWPLAFAFLESEPIKAAAPTTAIPVRTSTPKLNKSKPVLRPRLTVGKENSAPALAKPVDQVSESLVAVERIANAGRVKEAQEVALAHLEKFGPSAQIFYLLGLVQDADGAASKAAQSYRKALYLAPNHREALVHLALLLRKQGDHSGAEALADRLVRVQKRSGT; this is encoded by the coding sequence ATGACCGGCGCAATAGAAAAGCTCCTGATGGAAACCATTGGACTGGACAGTGCCAGCGTTGGCCCGACAGTGGTCCGTCAGGCGGTCAGAGACCGGATGGCAGCGTGCCGGATTGCCAATCCTCAGGCCTATAGGGAACACTTGACCGGTTCCCCGCAGGAGCTTCAGGAGTTGATCAATGCGGTGGTGATCCCGGAGACTTGGTTCTTTCGCGACCGAGAAGCGTTCACGATGTTGGCGCGGCATGCGCGCGTGCACAAGCGTGCTCAGCCAACAAAAGTCTTGAGCCTGCCATGTTCAACCGGTGAAGAGGCCTATTCGGTCGCAATGGCCATGTTCGATGCCGGTTTTGAGGCGCACGAGTTCAACATCGATGCGGTGGACGTCAGTACCCGCAATATCGCGCTGGCTGAACGTGCCGTCTACGGGCGCAATTCCTTTCGCGGCAGCTATCTCGAATTCAGGGACCGCTATTTCGAAGCGGTCGAGGGTGGGTTGCGGCCCAGTGCTGCGGTGCTGAAACAGGTTCGCTTCAGGGTCGGCAACCTATTCGGTACTCGCGCAATTTTTGGGCAAGAGGTCTACGACATCGTACTCTGTCGGAATTTGCTGATCTATTTCAATCGCGAACTGCAGGATCGCGCATTGACCCGCCTGAAAGACCTCTTGGCCACGGACGGACTTCTTCTGGTCGGTCCCGCGGAAGCAGCACTTCCAAGGCTGCATGGCTTTATTTCCGCTGAATGGCCCTTGGCCTTTGCCTTCCTAGAATCGGAGCCCATCAAGGCCGCGGCGCCGACAACTGCTATCCCGGTGCGGACATCAACCCCGAAGCTCAACAAGAGCAAGCCCGTTCTTCGGCCACGACTGACCGTCGGCAAGGAAAACAGTGCGCCGGCCCTGGCCAAGCCCGTTGATCAGGTCTCGGAAAGCCTAGTCGCGGTTGAACGGATCGCCAATGCGGGTCGGGTAAAGGAGGCACAGGAGGTCGCCCTCGCCCATCTCGAGAAATTCGGTCCTTCCGCGCAAATCTTCTACCTGCTGGGCCTCGTTCAGGATGCGGATGGCGCTGCATCCAAGGCCGCGCAAAGCTATCGCAAGGCACTCTATCTCGCGCCAAATCATCGAGAGGCTCTGGTCCACCTGGCTTTGCTGCTTCGCAAGCAAGGCGACCA
- a CDS encoding adenine deaminase: MSDIREFIRAGRAEHKSTLIVTGGTLVNVASGEIYPADVAVYKDRIVAVGDVSEYRGPETEMIDATGYFLCPGLIDGHLHVECSKMSVTSFAKAVVPLGTTSIVSGLDQILVVSGLEGAREFLDEAKATPLKIFWGAPCKTPYTLPRSNVGYYFGPDDHRATHSWPECIGIWETVREFVDTMDEHVLQAVEIAEKSRLPILGCSPMCRGNRLNSYLQAGVRSDHESYTADEMLEKLRKGMHVVIRESSISHFLEENLRMVTEMGIAATSRVSFCTDDVVASDILARGHLDNMIRMAVAMGVPPLTAIQMATINGAEALRIGQKVGSISPGLAADILLVKDIADFHVSGVIAKGKLAARDGKLVDDLAPPARSAVVTNTFKVAPVSQKDLLVRAPGAGDKAAVLAIAVTPERIFVRTRRDVVLPVRDGYIDADPSQDVQYLTVVERYGRTSHRPVAFASGFGLRSGALATSTAPDDNNIVCVGTNPHDMSLAINHIIENNGGQAVADGGRIVSFLPLPIGGIVSDIDPPEMAKKEQELDAAARALGCRLPWPFMYMFVLQITAIPDFAITDLGLIDCINLTVVDPLSRPHDWER; encoded by the coding sequence TTGTCCGACATACGCGAATTCATCCGTGCTGGTCGCGCCGAGCATAAATCGACTCTCATCGTCACCGGCGGCACACTAGTCAACGTCGCTTCGGGTGAGATCTATCCGGCCGACGTCGCCGTCTACAAGGATCGCATCGTCGCTGTCGGAGACGTCTCGGAGTACCGCGGCCCCGAGACCGAGATGATCGATGCTACTGGTTATTTCCTCTGCCCTGGCCTGATAGACGGCCACCTCCACGTTGAATGTTCCAAGATGTCGGTAACTAGCTTCGCCAAGGCGGTGGTGCCGCTCGGCACCACTTCGATTGTGTCGGGCCTCGACCAGATCCTCGTGGTGTCCGGCCTGGAAGGCGCCCGCGAATTCCTCGACGAGGCCAAGGCAACCCCTCTCAAGATCTTCTGGGGCGCACCATGCAAGACGCCCTACACACTGCCTCGCTCCAACGTCGGCTATTATTTCGGACCGGACGATCACCGCGCCACCCATTCCTGGCCGGAATGCATCGGCATATGGGAGACGGTGCGCGAGTTCGTCGACACGATGGATGAGCACGTTCTGCAGGCGGTCGAGATCGCCGAAAAGAGCCGTCTGCCGATTCTCGGCTGCTCGCCGATGTGTCGCGGCAATCGATTGAACAGCTACCTGCAGGCCGGAGTGCGCTCCGACCACGAGAGCTACACGGCGGACGAGATGCTGGAGAAGCTGCGCAAAGGCATGCATGTCGTCATTCGCGAATCTTCGATCTCCCATTTTCTCGAAGAGAACCTGCGGATGGTCACCGAGATGGGAATAGCCGCGACGAGCCGGGTCAGCTTCTGCACCGATGACGTGGTCGCCTCGGATATCCTGGCCCGCGGCCACCTCGACAACATGATCCGCATGGCGGTCGCGATGGGAGTTCCGCCGCTCACCGCCATCCAGATGGCGACCATCAACGGCGCCGAGGCGCTGCGCATCGGCCAGAAGGTCGGCTCGATCTCGCCCGGGCTCGCCGCCGATATCCTGCTGGTCAAGGATATCGCGGATTTCCATGTCTCAGGTGTCATCGCGAAGGGCAAGCTGGCCGCCCGCGACGGCAAGCTCGTGGACGATCTTGCGCCGCCTGCCCGCAGCGCCGTTGTCACCAACACATTCAAGGTAGCGCCGGTTTCACAGAAAGACCTATTGGTGCGCGCGCCCGGAGCGGGCGACAAGGCGGCCGTGCTGGCGATCGCCGTTACGCCCGAGAGAATATTCGTACGCACGCGACGTGATGTCGTGCTCCCGGTCCGCGACGGCTATATAGACGCGGATCCATCACAGGACGTGCAGTATCTCACCGTCGTCGAACGCTACGGCCGCACTTCCCATCGGCCGGTCGCGTTCGCTTCAGGCTTCGGACTGCGCTCCGGCGCACTCGCCACTTCGACGGCGCCTGATGATAACAACATCGTTTGTGTGGGCACCAATCCCCACGACATGTCGTTGGCAATCAACCACATTATCGAGAACAATGGCGGCCAGGCGGTGGCGGACGGCGGTCGGATCGTGTCATTCCTGCCCCTGCCGATCGGCGGAATCGTATCGGACATTGATCCTCCAGAGATGGCGAAGAAAGAGCAGGAGCTCGACGCCGCCGCGCGCGCGCTCGGCTGTAGGCTGCCATGGCCTTTCATGTACATGTTCGTGCTGCAGATCACCGCGATACCCGATTTCGCGATAACCGATCTCGGCCTGATCGATTGCATAAACCTGACGGTGGTCGATCCGTTAAGCCGGCCTCATGACTGGGAACGCTAG
- a CDS encoding LysR family transcriptional regulator, protein MDFEAIDYFIKVAEAQSLSHAAKLYGLPKSSLSHKVRALEDSLGVALFVRDGRELHLSDAGAEFLDHAQRIKESCEGAKAAIAEAGHDIAGTLTIGSTGEFGTSFTSELLFAFRQQYPQVNVDVIFLSLGYFLAPEKHQPFDGIFHWGEPANSDYIARKLGEASFCLYASPRYIEQFGEPSTPADLAGHGAVAFRRPSGVQSWHLERGAETVDFMPTAQCMANDYWMLKYFAVAGEGIVYLPAFFTEIECKNGDLVPVLPQWRSPLVPINLLYMRRRYVSRKFAAFLDFCLDYYRQRAAYSSPRYCVEVVRPFAGARAGGENNR, encoded by the coding sequence ATGGATTTTGAAGCGATCGATTATTTTATCAAAGTGGCGGAGGCGCAGTCGCTCTCGCACGCCGCGAAACTGTATGGACTGCCCAAGTCCAGCCTCAGTCACAAAGTGCGCGCGTTGGAGGATTCGCTCGGTGTCGCACTGTTTGTGCGCGACGGTCGGGAACTGCATTTGAGCGATGCCGGGGCCGAGTTCCTCGACCATGCGCAACGCATCAAGGAAAGTTGCGAAGGAGCCAAAGCGGCGATCGCCGAGGCGGGCCACGATATCGCCGGCACGCTGACGATCGGCTCGACCGGCGAGTTCGGCACTTCCTTCACCTCGGAACTGCTGTTCGCCTTCCGCCAACAGTATCCGCAGGTGAATGTCGACGTGATCTTCCTTTCGCTCGGCTATTTCCTGGCGCCCGAAAAGCACCAGCCTTTCGACGGCATATTCCACTGGGGCGAGCCGGCGAACTCAGACTACATCGCTCGCAAGCTCGGGGAGGCTTCCTTCTGTCTCTACGCCAGCCCGCGCTACATTGAGCAATTCGGGGAACCGTCGACGCCCGCAGACTTGGCGGGCCATGGGGCCGTCGCCTTCCGCCGCCCGAGCGGCGTGCAATCCTGGCATCTCGAGCGCGGCGCGGAAACGGTCGACTTCATGCCGACCGCGCAGTGCATGGCGAACGACTACTGGATGCTGAAATACTTCGCCGTAGCCGGCGAGGGCATCGTCTATCTGCCAGCCTTCTTCACCGAGATCGAGTGCAAGAACGGCGATCTGGTGCCGGTGCTCCCGCAATGGCGCTCGCCACTGGTTCCAATCAATCTGCTCTACATGCGACGCCGGTATGTGTCGCGTAAGTTCGCCGCCTTCCTTGATTTCTGCCTGGACTATTACCGCCAGCGCGCCGCTTACAGTTCGCCAAGATATTGCGTCGAGGTCGTGCGGCCCTTTGCGGGCGCGCGCGCTGGGGGAGAAAACAACAGATGA
- a CDS encoding chemotaxis protein CheW, protein MLFLAFSMGSDRYLIDVHQIEEVLPYIDVKVLPGAPTGVVGLVSYNGIPIPLIDVTLLALGRPSERLLSTRIVVTRYPARDGEQRLLGLVAERVTDTVERDPADFAPFGLEPGTPSYLGPVTSDGTEIIQWVKAEALLSEEIRTALLRQAVMGV, encoded by the coding sequence ATGCTATTCCTCGCCTTCAGTATGGGTTCGGATCGCTACTTGATCGATGTCCACCAAATTGAAGAGGTGCTGCCCTATATCGATGTGAAAGTTCTGCCGGGTGCGCCAACCGGTGTGGTCGGCCTGGTCAGTTATAACGGAATACCCATCCCTCTCATCGATGTTACTCTTCTTGCGCTTGGCCGGCCATCGGAGCGCCTATTGAGCACCCGGATCGTTGTTACGCGCTACCCGGCGCGAGATGGCGAGCAACGCCTGCTTGGGTTGGTCGCGGAACGGGTGACGGATACGGTCGAGCGAGACCCTGCCGACTTCGCGCCGTTCGGCCTCGAGCCAGGAACGCCGTCTTATCTTGGTCCGGTGACTTCGGATGGCACGGAGATCATTCAGTGGGTCAAAGCGGAAGCGCTGCTTTCGGAAGAGATTCGTACCGCATTGCTCCGCCAGGCCGTGATGGGTGTTTAA
- a CDS encoding ABC transporter ATP-binding protein, with protein sequence MSKIPRLSVRHLTKRFAALAANDDVSLDVMPGELHCLLGENGAGKSTLSSCLYGLYQPDAGEIRVDGKTVQLGSPGEAIRAGIGMVHQHFVLVPNFTVLENVAVGTGSGWRLGRAEALSRIETICSTYGISLNPHRHVGDLSVGEQQWVEIVKALYTGARLLILDEPTAVLTPEESRRLFAIVRRLTSEDLSVVLISHKMSEVMQSDRVSVLRKGRLVGTVITSNVSRDQLTTMMVGRSVAAPARAADAKATGETVLSVRGLTHLRDGRPVLDNASLDIAAGEIVGIAGVSGNGQDELFECLAGLAAPDGGTVLLDGETLQAYSPATVAAKGIGYVPSDRFRDGLVADLDIGENLVLGQQWQTRWRNGPFIDTAALDANARMVIAAYSIAATGPSSPSRKLSGGNAQKVILAREFAKAKRLLLCNQPTRGLDVGAIEFVYRQLLHKRDEGCAILLASEELEDLFALSRRICVMFRGRILAVLDTEKTTYDEIGSLMAGHGSEAAA encoded by the coding sequence ATGAGCAAGATACCGCGCCTGTCGGTTCGGCACCTGACGAAGCGTTTCGCTGCGCTTGCTGCCAATGACGACGTCTCGCTCGACGTCATGCCCGGAGAATTGCATTGCTTGTTGGGGGAGAATGGCGCAGGCAAGTCGACACTGTCGTCCTGCCTCTACGGGCTCTACCAGCCAGACGCCGGCGAAATTCGGGTGGACGGCAAGACCGTCCAGCTAGGCTCGCCGGGCGAAGCCATCCGCGCCGGCATCGGTATGGTGCACCAGCATTTCGTCTTGGTGCCCAACTTCACTGTGCTGGAGAATGTGGCGGTAGGAACGGGCTCCGGCTGGCGGCTGGGCCGGGCTGAGGCTCTCTCCAGGATCGAGACGATCTGCTCCACCTACGGCATCTCGCTCAACCCACACCGGCACGTCGGCGACCTTTCCGTCGGCGAACAGCAATGGGTCGAGATCGTCAAGGCGCTCTACACTGGCGCCAGACTGCTTATCCTCGACGAACCGACGGCGGTGCTGACGCCCGAGGAATCGCGCCGCCTGTTTGCGATCGTGCGGCGGCTCACCAGTGAAGATCTGTCGGTCGTGCTGATCAGCCATAAGATGTCGGAAGTGATGCAATCCGACCGGGTCAGCGTGCTGCGCAAGGGCAGACTGGTCGGAACGGTCATAACCTCGAACGTCAGCCGCGACCAACTCACCACCATGATGGTCGGCCGCTCCGTTGCGGCGCCGGCGCGCGCCGCAGATGCGAAAGCGACCGGCGAGACGGTGCTTTCGGTGCGTGGGCTCACGCACCTGCGCGATGGAAGGCCCGTGCTGGACAACGCATCGCTCGACATCGCAGCCGGCGAGATCGTCGGCATCGCCGGCGTTTCCGGGAATGGCCAAGACGAGCTGTTCGAGTGCCTCGCAGGCCTCGCCGCGCCCGACGGCGGCACGGTCTTGCTCGATGGCGAAACTCTGCAGGCGTACTCACCGGCGACGGTTGCTGCGAAAGGCATTGGCTACGTGCCCAGCGACCGCTTCCGCGACGGGCTCGTTGCCGATCTCGATATCGGCGAGAATCTTGTCCTTGGCCAACAATGGCAAACGCGCTGGCGCAATGGGCCATTCATCGACACCGCGGCGCTCGACGCAAATGCGCGCATGGTCATCGCTGCCTATTCGATTGCCGCAACCGGGCCGTCGTCACCCTCTCGCAAATTGTCTGGCGGCAACGCGCAGAAGGTCATCCTCGCCCGCGAGTTCGCCAAAGCGAAGCGGCTTCTGCTGTGCAACCAGCCGACGCGCGGACTCGATGTCGGCGCCATCGAATTCGTTTACCGACAACTCCTGCACAAGCGCGACGAAGGCTGCGCCATCCTGCTTGCGAGCGAGGAACTGGAGGATCTTTTCGCTCTCAGCCGTCGTATATGTGTGATGTTTCGCGGCCGCATCCTTGCGGTGCTCGATACGGAAAAAACCACCTATGACGAAATCGGCAGCCTGATGGCCGGCCATGGGAGCGAGGCTGCGGCGTGA